In one Corallococcus sp. EGB genomic region, the following are encoded:
- a CDS encoding glutathione S-transferase family protein, producing the protein MIDLYTWGTPNGFKVSVALEELALPYTVHALDISTGVQKQPAFLAINPNGRIPAIVDRAEGDFAVFESGAILIYLAEKTGRLMPTDAKGRSRVIQWLMFQMGGVGPMQGQANVFFRYFPEKIQPAIDRYQNETRRLYTVLESRLKDHEYLAGDYSIADIANWAWVRSHDWAGVSLDGLPGVQRWLASIENRPAAQRGLDVPTPRKQEDARTEAQRIEGARSLIQR; encoded by the coding sequence ATGATCGACCTGTACACGTGGGGCACGCCGAACGGCTTCAAGGTCTCCGTGGCGCTGGAGGAGCTGGCGCTGCCGTACACCGTGCATGCGCTGGACATCTCCACCGGCGTGCAGAAGCAGCCCGCGTTCCTGGCCATCAATCCCAATGGCCGCATCCCCGCCATCGTGGACCGCGCGGAGGGCGACTTCGCCGTCTTCGAGTCCGGCGCCATCCTCATCTACCTGGCGGAGAAGACGGGCCGGCTGATGCCCACGGATGCGAAGGGCCGCTCGCGCGTCATCCAGTGGCTGATGTTCCAGATGGGCGGCGTGGGCCCCATGCAGGGGCAGGCCAACGTCTTCTTCCGCTACTTCCCGGAGAAGATCCAACCCGCCATCGACCGGTACCAGAACGAGACGCGCCGCCTCTACACGGTGCTGGAGAGCCGCCTGAAGGACCACGAGTACCTGGCCGGCGACTACAGCATCGCGGACATCGCGAACTGGGCCTGGGTGCGCTCGCACGACTGGGCCGGGGTGTCCCTGGACGGACTGCCGGGCGTGCAGCGGTGGCTGGCCTCCATCGAGAACCGGCCCGCCGCGCAGCGCGGACTGGACGTGCCCACGCCGCGCAAGCAGGAGGACGCGCGGACGGAGGCGCAGCGCATCGAGGGCGCGCGAAGCCTCATCCAGCGCTGA
- a CDS encoding macro domain-containing protein has product MPVQLVEGDLLEQPVDAVVNAWNRNIIPWWLLLPQGVSGAIKRRGGTAPFRELARAGPMPLGSAVVTGPGNLPFKAIIHVAGINMLWRASERSIQDSVRNALARAGEHGLRSVAFPLIGAGSGSFNEDRALELMREVLGDAPAFDVRVVRFRR; this is encoded by the coding sequence ATGCCCGTGCAACTGGTGGAAGGCGACCTGCTGGAGCAGCCGGTGGACGCCGTCGTCAATGCGTGGAACCGGAACATCATCCCCTGGTGGCTGCTGCTGCCCCAGGGGGTGTCCGGGGCCATCAAGCGCCGGGGCGGCACGGCGCCGTTCCGGGAGCTGGCGCGCGCGGGGCCCATGCCCCTGGGGTCAGCGGTGGTGACCGGTCCGGGGAACCTGCCCTTCAAGGCCATCATCCACGTGGCCGGCATCAACATGCTCTGGCGCGCGTCCGAGCGGTCCATCCAGGACTCGGTGCGAAACGCGCTGGCGCGGGCGGGTGAGCATGGCTTGCGCTCCGTGGCCTTCCCCCTCATCGGCGCGGGCTCCGGCAGCTTCAACGAGGACCGCGCGCTGGAGCTGATGCGCGAGGTCCTGGGGGACGCCCCTGCTTTCGACGTGCGAGTGGTGCGCTTCCGCCGTTAG
- a CDS encoding pitrilysin family protein produces MTRRTPLALLAALLVVASPAWALAPAPLPKPAATARAAAKTAAVAPVASVEGITEYRLPNGLRVLLFPDPTKATVTVNVTYLVGSKHEGYGETGMAHLLEHLMFKGTPTTPNVPQALTERGARPNGTTWLDRTNYFETLPASDDNLSWALSFEADRMVHSFIAQKDLDSEMTVVRNEFESGENDPRGILFKRTMSAAYLWHNYGKATIGAKADLEHVPIDRLQAFYRRYYRPDNAMLVIAGRFQPEKALALVQSTFGKLQKPSEPVPLTYTQEPTQDGEREVTLRRVGDNQWITSVYHVPEGAHPDFAAIDVLTQVLGDVPSGRLYKALVETKKASRAGAFNYQLRDPGVIGFSAEARQDQPLGPVREALNKTVEEASRTPFTDEEVNRAKTSLAKQTELLLNNSERAAILLSEWAAVGDWRLLFLHRDRIEAVTPADVTRVAAAYLKSSNRTLGTFVPTPKPDRAELPPPMDVAKMVDGYQGKASVAQGEAFDPSPANIESRVQRGELPNGVKYALLPKKTRGEMVNLSLDLRWGTAEAVSGKLPAASFAGGMLMRGTTKHTRQQLMDAFDKLKARVGVDGGALGASISIECPRASLPEVLNLVTEVLREPAFDAKEFALLKQERLASIESQRSEPQPQASIAFWRVLSSQYPKGHPYYVPTLEERLADAKAVTLEQARDFHRQFYGASRGELAVVGDFDAKETPSLVGSLLDGWKSPAPYARVPRTYQAVAPKSVVLETPDKANAYFLAGQLLQIRDDDADWPGMLMGNFMLGGGFLNSRLATRVRQQDGLSYGVGSSLSAQELDTVGWFLTYAIYAPQNAQKLEAAMREEITRAVQKGFTQQELDKARAGFLEYRQSARAQDGTLANQLADGLYLGRTLAFDAAVEAKLQKLTAEDVRKALANHLDFSKATLVRAGDFAGASKQQAPAKANVTP; encoded by the coding sequence ATGACGCGTCGTACCCCGCTCGCCCTGCTGGCCGCCTTGCTCGTGGTGGCTTCGCCCGCGTGGGCCCTGGCCCCGGCTCCCCTCCCGAAGCCCGCCGCCACCGCCCGCGCTGCCGCGAAGACGGCCGCCGTGGCCCCGGTCGCGAGCGTGGAGGGCATCACCGAATACCGCCTGCCCAATGGGCTGCGCGTCCTGCTCTTCCCGGACCCCACCAAGGCCACCGTCACCGTCAACGTCACCTACCTCGTGGGCAGCAAGCACGAGGGCTACGGCGAGACGGGCATGGCCCACCTGCTCGAACACCTGATGTTCAAGGGCACGCCCACCACCCCCAACGTGCCCCAGGCCCTCACCGAGCGCGGCGCGCGTCCCAACGGCACCACCTGGTTGGATCGCACCAACTACTTCGAGACCCTGCCCGCGTCGGACGACAACCTGTCCTGGGCGCTGTCCTTCGAGGCGGACCGCATGGTCCACAGCTTCATCGCCCAGAAGGACCTGGACAGCGAGATGACCGTGGTCCGCAACGAGTTCGAGTCCGGCGAGAACGACCCGCGCGGCATCCTCTTCAAGCGCACCATGAGCGCCGCGTACCTCTGGCACAACTACGGCAAGGCCACCATCGGGGCGAAGGCGGACCTGGAGCACGTGCCCATCGACCGGCTCCAGGCCTTCTACCGGCGCTACTACCGCCCCGACAACGCGATGCTCGTCATCGCCGGCCGCTTCCAGCCGGAGAAGGCCCTGGCGCTCGTGCAGTCCACCTTCGGCAAGCTCCAGAAGCCCTCGGAGCCCGTGCCCCTCACGTACACCCAGGAGCCCACCCAGGATGGTGAGCGCGAGGTGACGCTGCGCCGCGTGGGCGACAACCAGTGGATCACCAGCGTCTACCACGTGCCCGAGGGCGCCCACCCGGACTTCGCCGCCATCGACGTGCTCACCCAGGTGCTGGGCGACGTGCCGTCCGGCCGCCTCTACAAGGCGCTCGTGGAGACGAAGAAGGCCTCGCGCGCCGGCGCCTTCAACTACCAGCTGCGAGACCCGGGCGTCATCGGCTTCAGCGCGGAGGCCCGCCAGGATCAGCCCCTGGGCCCCGTGCGCGAGGCGCTGAACAAGACCGTGGAGGAGGCCTCGCGCACGCCCTTCACCGACGAAGAGGTGAACCGCGCGAAGACGAGCCTGGCGAAGCAGACGGAGCTGTTGCTCAACAACTCCGAGCGCGCCGCCATCCTCCTGTCCGAGTGGGCCGCCGTGGGCGACTGGCGCCTGCTCTTCCTGCACCGCGACCGCATCGAGGCCGTCACGCCCGCGGACGTCACCCGCGTGGCCGCCGCGTACCTCAAGAGCTCCAACCGCACCCTGGGCACCTTCGTGCCCACGCCCAAGCCGGACCGCGCGGAGCTGCCGCCCCCGATGGACGTGGCGAAGATGGTGGACGGCTACCAGGGCAAGGCCTCCGTCGCGCAGGGCGAGGCCTTCGACCCCTCCCCCGCCAACATCGAGTCGCGCGTGCAGCGCGGCGAGCTCCCCAACGGCGTGAAGTACGCGCTGCTGCCCAAGAAGACGCGCGGGGAGATGGTCAACCTGTCGCTGGACCTGCGCTGGGGCACCGCGGAGGCCGTGAGCGGCAAGCTGCCCGCGGCCTCCTTCGCCGGCGGCATGCTGATGCGCGGCACCACGAAGCACACCCGCCAGCAGTTGATGGACGCGTTCGACAAGCTCAAGGCCCGCGTGGGCGTGGACGGCGGCGCGCTGGGCGCCAGCATCTCCATCGAGTGCCCTCGCGCGAGCCTCCCGGAGGTCCTCAATCTGGTGACGGAGGTCCTGCGCGAGCCCGCCTTCGACGCGAAGGAGTTCGCGCTCCTCAAGCAGGAGCGGCTGGCCTCCATCGAGTCGCAGCGCAGCGAGCCGCAGCCCCAGGCCAGCATCGCGTTCTGGCGCGTGCTCAGCTCGCAGTACCCCAAGGGCCACCCGTACTACGTGCCCACGCTGGAGGAGCGCCTGGCGGACGCGAAGGCCGTCACGCTGGAGCAGGCGCGCGACTTCCACCGCCAGTTCTACGGCGCGTCGCGCGGCGAGCTCGCGGTGGTGGGTGACTTCGACGCGAAGGAGACTCCGTCGCTCGTGGGCAGCCTGCTCGACGGCTGGAAGAGCCCGGCCCCCTACGCGCGCGTGCCCCGCACGTACCAGGCCGTGGCCCCGAAGTCCGTGGTGCTGGAGACGCCGGACAAGGCGAACGCGTACTTCCTCGCGGGACAGCTGCTCCAGATTCGCGACGACGACGCGGACTGGCCCGGCATGCTGATGGGCAACTTCATGCTGGGCGGCGGCTTCCTCAACTCGCGGCTGGCCACGCGCGTGCGTCAGCAGGACGGCCTGTCCTATGGCGTGGGCAGCAGCCTGTCCGCCCAGGAGCTGGACACGGTGGGCTGGTTCCTCACCTACGCCATCTATGCGCCGCAGAACGCGCAGAAGCTGGAGGCCGCCATGCGCGAGGAGATCACCCGCGCCGTGCAGAAGGGCTTCACGCAGCAGGAGCTGGACAAGGCGCGCGCGGGCTTCCTGGAGTACCGCCAGTCCGCCCGTGCGCAGGACGGCACCCTGGCGAATCAGCTGGCGGACGGCCTGTACCTGGGGCGCACGCTCGCGTTCGACGCGGCCGTGGAGGCGAAGCTCCAGAAGCTGACCGCCGAGGACGTGCGCAAGGCCCTGGCCAACCACCTGGACTTCAGCAAGGCCACCCTGGTGCGCGCCGGTGACTTCGCGGGCGCGTCCAAGCAGCAGGCGCCGGCCAAGGCGAACGTGACGCCGTAA
- a CDS encoding transposase — protein MARSKRPRVRLLRPKRTQVLAARTYEQLVDRGHPVRAVWAAVEALDMSDFERAIRARAHHAGRAAVDPRLLLALWVYGQMEGLSSAHAIAARLRTDVAYWWLCGGVSVSAHTLSSFMTRSGPAFRALLGKLLDDLYSRGAVLRPRRLAQDGTRVRASAGAASFHRKATLQRRATAAAAAGRCRQGASAKARAACKRAQADLQARAALALAALPAAARRKKRAKGGAHGEPRASLTDPQAQVMRMPDGGFRPAYNAQAVSDVESRLALAGRVTDEGADAAQLLPMVHWVARVLGLKPEAWLVDGAYRNLKAFSALESQGIRVFSPLPARKNLPPPEGRSRGRRGDLTHAWRARMQTPAGKRTYAQRAPTAELLNAQVKERQGLRRLHVRGRKRAEAAWLLALVAHNLLLAIAQGWLDESEGAFLLTP, from the coding sequence ATGGCGAGGAGCAAACGGCCTCGAGTGCGTTTGCTCCGGCCAAAACGGACGCAGGTGCTGGCGGCTCGGACCTACGAGCAGTTGGTTGACCGAGGTCATCCAGTGCGCGCTGTCTGGGCGGCTGTCGAAGCGCTGGACATGTCGGACTTCGAGCGCGCCATCCGTGCGCGCGCGCATCACGCGGGTCGTGCGGCGGTGGACCCGCGGTTGTTGCTGGCGCTGTGGGTGTATGGGCAGATGGAGGGCCTCTCCAGCGCTCACGCCATTGCAGCCAGGCTGCGTACGGACGTTGCGTACTGGTGGTTGTGCGGCGGCGTCAGTGTGTCGGCGCATACGTTGTCCTCCTTCATGACACGCTCAGGCCCTGCCTTCCGGGCGTTGCTGGGCAAGCTGCTGGATGACCTGTACAGCCGCGGTGCCGTGCTCCGGCCACGACGACTCGCGCAGGACGGCACGCGTGTACGTGCTTCAGCAGGGGCTGCCTCATTTCACCGAAAGGCCACTCTGCAGAGGCGGGCAACCGCGGCGGCTGCCGCCGGCCGGTGCCGACAGGGCGCGAGCGCCAAGGCACGTGCAGCATGCAAGCGCGCTCAGGCCGATTTACAGGCCCGGGCGGCGCTCGCACTCGCTGCATTGCCGGCGGCAGCACGCCGTAAGAAACGTGCGAAGGGGGGCGCTCATGGCGAGCCCCGAGCCTCTCTCACCGACCCACAGGCCCAGGTGATGCGCATGCCAGACGGCGGCTTCCGTCCCGCCTACAACGCGCAGGCCGTCTCGGACGTCGAGAGCCGGTTGGCATTGGCTGGTCGTGTCACCGATGAGGGGGCGGACGCTGCGCAGCTGCTCCCCATGGTGCACTGGGTGGCCCGCGTCCTGGGACTCAAGCCCGAAGCCTGGCTGGTGGACGGGGCCTATCGGAATCTCAAGGCCTTCTCCGCGCTTGAGTCGCAGGGCATTCGTGTCTTTTCTCCCTTACCGGCGCGCAAGAACCTGCCTCCTCCGGAGGGGCGGAGCAGGGGCCGACGAGGCGACCTCACCCATGCGTGGCGTGCGCGGATGCAGACACCCGCCGGCAAGCGCACCTACGCCCAGCGCGCACCGACGGCGGAGTTGCTCAATGCGCAGGTCAAGGAGCGCCAAGGACTGCGCAGGCTTCACGTACGAGGTCGCAAGCGAGCCGAAGCCGCGTGGTTGCTCGCACTCGTCGCCCACAACCTCCTGCTCGCCATCGCGCAAGGGTGGCTCGACGAGTCGGAAGGGGCATTTCTTCTCACCCCCTGA
- a CDS encoding aldo/keto reductase, with protein MRKRRVGNSDMDLTALGFGAWAIGGGGWAFAWGSQDDAQSIEAIQRAVDSGINWIDTAAVYGLGHSEEVVAQALEGRDKRPYIFTKCGLVWDDQGKVRRSLKADSVRRECEASLRRLKVDAIDLYQVHWPVDSGAELEEGWTALAELQRQGKVRWLGVSNFDVSQLERVQRIAPVTSLQPKYSLIHRDIEDVLLPYCLEQGIGVIVYSPMASGLLTGAMTRQRIQTMPADDWRRGNADFQEPKLSHHLALVERMREVGARHGRSPGEVAIAWVLRKRAVTAAIVGARSAKQVDGFIQAGDFRLTSEEVREVEEALGSGSAMAPGGIYA; from the coding sequence ATGCGGAAGCGACGGGTGGGCAATTCCGACATGGACCTCACCGCGCTGGGGTTTGGCGCGTGGGCCATTGGCGGGGGCGGTTGGGCCTTCGCCTGGGGGTCGCAGGATGACGCGCAGTCCATTGAAGCCATCCAGCGCGCGGTGGATTCGGGCATCAATTGGATCGACACGGCGGCGGTGTATGGATTGGGGCACTCCGAGGAGGTGGTGGCCCAGGCGCTCGAGGGGCGCGACAAGCGGCCCTACATCTTCACCAAGTGCGGCTTGGTCTGGGATGACCAGGGCAAGGTCCGCCGCAGCCTGAAGGCGGACTCGGTGCGCAGGGAGTGCGAGGCGTCCCTGCGCCGGCTGAAGGTGGATGCCATTGATTTGTATCAGGTGCACTGGCCGGTGGATTCGGGGGCGGAGCTGGAAGAGGGATGGACGGCGCTGGCGGAGCTGCAACGCCAGGGCAAGGTGCGCTGGCTGGGCGTGTCCAACTTCGATGTCTCGCAATTGGAGCGGGTCCAGCGCATCGCGCCGGTGACGTCGTTGCAGCCGAAGTACTCGCTCATCCACCGGGACATCGAGGATGTGCTGCTGCCCTACTGCCTGGAGCAAGGCATTGGCGTCATCGTGTATTCACCCATGGCCTCCGGACTGCTGACGGGGGCCATGACGCGCCAGCGCATCCAGACCATGCCAGCCGATGACTGGCGCCGCGGCAACGCGGACTTCCAGGAGCCCAAGCTGTCGCATCACCTGGCGCTGGTGGAGCGCATGCGCGAGGTGGGGGCGCGGCATGGCCGTTCCCCGGGAGAGGTGGCCATCGCCTGGGTGCTGCGGAAGCGGGCCGTCACCGCGGCCATCGTCGGGGCGCGCAGCGCGAAGCAGGTGGATGGCTTCATCCAGGCGGGGGACTTCCGGCTGACATCCGAGGAGGTCCGCGAGGTGGAGGAGGCCCTGGGGTCCGGCTCCGCGATGGCGCCCGGGGGCATCTACGCCTGA